Within Streptomyces albofaciens JCM 4342, the genomic segment CCGGCCCCGCCCGCCTCGGCCGGGCTGCGCGTCCGCCCCAAGCGCGACGTAGCCGACGCCTACCGCGACCCCGCCTCCCTCACCCGGCGCGCCTTCGGCGCCATCACCCCGGCCCCCGACGAGAACGCCGACGCCTACCGCGCCGCCGAACTCCCCGCCTCCAACGGCATCGCCACCGCCCGCGCCCTGGCCCGCTGCTACGCGGCGCTCATCGGCCCCGTCGACGGCCACCCCCGCCTCTTCGCGCCCGCCACGCTCACCCTGGCCCGTACGGAGGAGTCGGCGGGGCCGGACCGCACCCTCGTCGTCAACACCCGCTTCGGCCTCGGCTACATGCTGCACGGCCCCGCCTCGCCGCTGCTGGCCCCCGGCTCCTTCGGCCACCCCGGCCGCGGCGGCTGCCTGGCCTTCGCGGACCCCGAGTCCGGTACCGCCTTCGGCTACGTCACCAACGGCATGCAGCAGAACGTGACGGCCGACCCGCGGGCGCAGGCGCTGGTGCGGGCGCTGCGGGGGGCGCTCGACGCCTGAGCCCGGGGCGGACGTGTCGGAGGTGACGGGCGGGGCACCCGTACGCCTGACACCCCACCTGAAGGAGCCGACATGGCCGACGAGCGGAAGATGAAGGACCCCCGGGAAGCCGGTCCCGCCCAGGACAAGCCGCAGCCGCACCGCAGCGAGCGGGACCGCAGCGCCGAGGAGGTCAACGCGGACCAGCCGTCCGTGCGCGGCGAGAAGCCGAAGCCCGCGCCGAAGCGGTACTGACCGGGCGGGCGGGACCGGCGCAGTCGGGCGGACGGGACCGGCAGAGCCGGGCGAGCGGACCGACACGGTCTGTTGCCCGTGAGGCCCGTGCGCCAAGGTGTGCGCATGAGGCGATTCGACGGTTACAGCGTACTGATCACCGGCGCCGGCCGGGGCATCGGCGAGGCCACCGCGCGGCGGCTCGCCACCGAGGGCGCGCGGGTGCTGGTCACGGACCTGGACGGGGACCGCGCCGAGCAGGCGGCCGCCCGGATCCGCGAGAGCGCCCCCGTACGGGACGGCGGCGGCACCGCCGAGGCCCTTGCCTGCGACGTGGCGGACCGGGCCGCCGTCGAGGCGGCCGTCGCGCACGCCGTGCACCGCTTCGGCGGGCTCGACGTGCTGGTCAACAACGCCTACCGGTGCCTGCCCGACCCGCCGCGCTTCGAGGACCACCGGGACGAGGACTGGGCCGGTGACCTGGACATCACCCTCGGCGGCGCGTTCCGCTGCGCCCGCGCCGCGCTGCCCCGCCTGGCCGCCGCGGGCGGCCGCGGCGCGATCGTCAGCGTCGGCTCGGTCAACGGCGAGCAGGACTTCGGCAACCACGCGTACAGCGCCGCCAAGGCGGGCCTGGCCTCCCTCACCCGTACCCTCGCGGGCGAGGCGGCGGCCCGGGGCGTACGGGTCAACCTGGTCGCCCCGGGCACCGTCGACACCCCGAACTGGGCCGACCGCCCGGACGCCCTGAAGCGCGCCGCGGCCGCCTACCCCCTGGGCCGCGTGGGCCGCCCCGACGACATCGCCGCGGCCGTCGCCTTCCTGGCCTCCACGGACGCCGCCTGGATCACTGGCGTCACGCTCCCGGTGGACGGCGGCATCCTGACCGGCAACGCGGCGCTGCGCGAGGCGCTGCGCGGCGGCCCGGAGCGGACGCCCTAGGTGTGCAGCATCAGCGCGATCCCCGCCACCATCAGCCCCGCCGCCACCAGGCGCGGCGTGCCGAAGCGCTCCTTGAAGAACAGCGTGCCGATGGCGGCGCCGACGATGATCGAGGACTCGCGGAGGGCGGCGATGGGCGCCAGGTGGGCCTGCGTCTGGGCCCAGAGGACCAGGCCGTAGGCGAAGACGGACAGCACACCGCCGGCCGCGCCGCGCAGCGCCACCGGGCGGAGCTGGGTGAGCAGGGCGCGGCGGCGGGTGGCCAGGGCGTAGGCGGGGATGGCCAGGCCCTCCAGGATCATCAGCCAGGCGATGTAGCCGGGCGCGGTGCCGGAGGCGCGGACGCCGACGCCGTCGACCGTGGTGTACGAGGCGATGGCCAGGCCGGTGGCGAGCGCGGCGACCAGGGCCGGCCAGTGCGGCTTCGCGCCCGAGCCGCGGATGCCCCACAGCGCCACGCCGACCAGGCCCGCCGAGGCGAGCGCCACCCCGGCCAGCCCCCACGCGTCCGGCACCTCGCCGACGAACACGGCGGCCAGGACCGTGACCACGAGCGGCGCGGTGCCGCGCGCGATGGGGTACATCTGCCCGAACTCGCCCAGCCGGAACGACTGCATCAGCAGGACCTGGTAGACGACGTGCAGGACGACGGAGGCGAGGAGCGGCGGCCAGGCGCCGGGCGCGGGCAGCGGCGCGAAGCAGGCCAGCACCGCCCCGCAGAGCGCCCCGCCGCCGCCGACCAGCGTGAAGGCGAGCAGCTGGTCCTTGATGTGGTGGGCGATCGCGTTCCAGCCGGCGTGGGTGACGGCGGCGATCAGGACCGCCGTGACGACCAGGGGGCTCATGCGGCCCGCTCCCGTATGCGGGCCGTCCGGTGTCGGGGGCGCGGGGCCGACGGGCGAAGGGCTGGGTGACCGTACGGGAAATGGCGCATGGCCCGCACGCTAGCTCTAGCTGTACGGGCCACGCGATGGTGAGCGGGCGGGGTGTGACAGATCACCCCGGAGTGGGAGTGGGAGCCGTCGCCTTCGCCGGAGCCGTCACCGGGCCGGAGCCCGCGGCCCCGGCCCGGCGGGGCCTCAGCCCGCCGACAGGATCGAGCGGACGACCGGCCCGGCGTTCGAGCCGCCGTGGCCGCTGGCCGGGACGACGGCCGCCGCGGCCATGTCCCCGCGGTAGGCGGTGAACCAGGCGTTCGGCTTCTCCTGGCCGTCCACCTCCGCCGACCCGGTCTTCGCGCCGATGTCGCCGCTGAGCCC encodes:
- a CDS encoding SDR family NAD(P)-dependent oxidoreductase, with the protein product MRRFDGYSVLITGAGRGIGEATARRLATEGARVLVTDLDGDRAEQAAARIRESAPVRDGGGTAEALACDVADRAAVEAAVAHAVHRFGGLDVLVNNAYRCLPDPPRFEDHRDEDWAGDLDITLGGAFRCARAALPRLAAAGGRGAIVSVGSVNGEQDFGNHAYSAAKAGLASLTRTLAGEAAARGVRVNLVAPGTVDTPNWADRPDALKRAAAAYPLGRVGRPDDIAAAVAFLASTDAAWITGVTLPVDGGILTGNAALREALRGGPERTP
- a CDS encoding EamA family transporter → MSPLVVTAVLIAAVTHAGWNAIAHHIKDQLLAFTLVGGGGALCGAVLACFAPLPAPGAWPPLLASVVLHVVYQVLLMQSFRLGEFGQMYPIARGTAPLVVTVLAAVFVGEVPDAWGLAGVALASAGLVGVALWGIRGSGAKPHWPALVAALATGLAIASYTTVDGVGVRASGTAPGYIAWLMILEGLAIPAYALATRRRALLTQLRPVALRGAAGGVLSVFAYGLVLWAQTQAHLAPIAALRESSIIVGAAIGTLFFKERFGTPRLVAAGLMVAGIALMLHT